The Chlorocebus sabaeus isolate Y175 chromosome 16, mChlSab1.0.hap1, whole genome shotgun sequence genome window below encodes:
- the UBE2G1 gene encoding ubiquitin-conjugating enzyme E2 G1 isoform X2, with protein sequence MTELQSALLLRRQLAELNKNPVEGFSAGLIDDNDLYRWEVLIIGPPDTLYEGGVFKAHLTFPKDYPLRPPKMKFITEIWHPNVDKNGDVCISILHEPGEDKYGYEKPEERWLPIHTVETIMISVISMLADPNGDSPANVDAAKEWREDRNGEFKRKVARCVRKSQETAFE encoded by the exons AACTCAACAAAAATCCAGTGGAAGGCTTTTCTGCAGGTTTAATAGATGACAATGATCTCTACCGATGGGAAGTCCTTATTATTGGCCCTCCAGATACACTTTA tGAAGGTGGTGTTTTTAAGGCTCATCTTACTTTCCCAAAAGATTATCCCCTCCGACCTCCTAAAATGAAATTCATTACAGAAATCTGGCACCCAAATG TTGATAAAaatggtgatgtgtgcatttctaTTCTTCATGAGCCTGGAGAAGATAAGTATGGTTATGAAAAGCCAGAAGAACGCTGGCTCCCTATCCACACAGTGGAAACCATCATGATTAGTGTCATTTCTATGCTGGCAGACCCTAATGGAGACTCACCTGCTAATGTTGATGCTGCG AAAGAATGGAGGGAAGATAGAAAtggagaatttaaaagaaaagttgcCCGCTGTGTAAGAAAAAGCCAAGAGACTGCTTTTGAGTGA
- the UBE2G1 gene encoding ubiquitin-conjugating enzyme E2 G1 isoform X3 produces MTMISTDGKSLLLALQIHFSGVFKAHLTFPKDYPLRPPKMKFITEIWHPNVDKNGDVCISILHEPGEDKYGYEKPEERWLPIHTVETIMISVISMLADPNGDSPANVDAAKEWREDRNGEFKRKVARCVRKSQETAFE; encoded by the exons ATGACAATGATCTCTACCGATGGGAAGTCCTTATTATTGGCCCTCCAGATACACTTTA GTGGTGTTTTTAAGGCTCATCTTACTTTCCCAAAAGATTATCCCCTCCGACCTCCTAAAATGAAATTCATTACAGAAATCTGGCACCCAAATG TTGATAAAaatggtgatgtgtgcatttctaTTCTTCATGAGCCTGGAGAAGATAAGTATGGTTATGAAAAGCCAGAAGAACGCTGGCTCCCTATCCACACAGTGGAAACCATCATGATTAGTGTCATTTCTATGCTGGCAGACCCTAATGGAGACTCACCTGCTAATGTTGATGCTGCG AAAGAATGGAGGGAAGATAGAAAtggagaatttaaaagaaaagttgcCCGCTGTGTAAGAAAAAGCCAAGAGACTGCTTTTGAGTGA